The Candidatus Methylomirabilota bacterium DNA segment CGACCTGGACGGCCTGCTCGTCCTGGAGTCGATTCGCCAGGTCGATGCGCAGGTCCCGGTGATTCTCATTACGGGAGTCGTCGGGGAAGCATTAGGTCGCAAAGTCGAGCATTATCGCTCGGTGGCCTTCTTCGAGAAGGGCTCCGGGCTGGACCGCTTCATCGAGCTGGTCAACAAAACGCTTGGCGTTCCCGGCAAAGCCGGGCCATAATACTCCACTTTTCTCTTAAGCTCTCGCCGGCCGCACGGGCCGGACGGGATGGAGCGGCTTGCTGTCATGAACCCGCGTCTGCTCGAGCTTCTCGTCAAGGAAAACCTGCTGACCGCCGAGCAGGCCCAAAAGGCCACGGCGGAGCAGCGGAAGTCCGGCGATCGCCTCGCCAGCATCCTCAAGCGGCTGGGGTTCCTCAGCGACGAAGACCTCCTCGACTTCCTGAGCCGCAAGTACGGCATCCCGGTGATCAACCTCCAGCGCGTCGAGGTGACGGAGGAGATCATCCGGCTGGTCAAGAAGGAGGTCGTCCAGAAGTACCAGGTGTTCCCGGTCCGGAAGGTGGGCAACACCCTCACCCTGGCCCTCTCCGACCCCACCGTCGTCCTCGCCATCGACGACGTGCAGTTCGCCACCGGGCTCCACGTGATCCCGGTGCTCGCTTCCGAGACGGCCATCAAGGAGGCGATCGACAAGAACTACGTCGACAGCGCGGCCAAGCTCGACGAGATCCTCAAGACGGAGCAGCAGGTCGGGGGCGACAAGATCGAGCTGGTCGACAAGGCGGCGAAGGTCGACATCAGCGAGATGGGCGAGGAGGCCGGCGAGGCGCCGGTCATCCGCTTCGTCAACCTGATCCTGGCCGACGCGATCCGCAAGCGGGCCTCCGACATCCACCTCGAGCCGTACGAGAAGGTCTTCCGGGTGCGGTACCGGATCGACGGCGTGCTCCACGACGTCATGGCGCCGCCGAAACAGATGGAGGCCGCCATCCTCTCGCGCGTGAAGATCATGGCCAACATGGACATCGCGGAGCGCCGGCTACCCCAGGACGGGCGCATCTCCGTGAAGTTCTCCAGCAAGGAGGTCGACCTCCGCGTCTCCTCCCTGCCCACGATCTTCGGCGAGAAGATCGTCATGCGGATCCTGGACAAGTCCGGGGTCGTGCTCGACCTCCAGAAGCTCGGGTTCGAGGAAGACGACCTGGAGCGGTTCCGGCGGGTCATCCAGACCCCCTACGGGATGATCCTGGTGACGGGGCCGACCGGGAGCGGCAAGTCCACCACGCTCTACGCCGCCGTCTCCACCATCAACTCGGCCGATATCAACATCATGACGGCCGAGGACCCCGTCGAGTACAACCTGCCGGGCGTCAACCAGGTCCACGTCCGCGAGGACATCGGGATGACGTTCCAGCTGGCCCTGCGCTCGTTCCTTCGCCAGGATCCGGACGTGATCCTGGTCGGGGAGATGCGCGACACCGAGACGGCGTCGATCGCCATCCGGGCGGCGCTGACCGGCCACCTGGTCTTCTCCACCCTCCACACGAACGACGCCCCCAGCACGGTGACCCGGCTCCTGGACATGGGGATCGTGCCATTCCTCGTCTCCTCGTCGCTGCTGATGGTGGTGGCCCAGCGCCTCTGCCGCCGGATCTGCGTGGAGTGCCGGGAGCCGATCGAGCTGCCCTTGTCGGTCCTGCTCGACGTCGGCTTCAAGCCGGAGGAGGCCGAGGGGGTCAAGGTCTACAAGGGGACCGGATGCTCGGCCTGCGCGAACACGGGGTACCGGGGACGCATGGCGATTCACGAGATCCTGTACATCAACGCGGAACTCCAGGAAGCCATCGTCAAGCAGCGGCCGGCTAACGAGCTGAAAGAGGTGGCCACGAAGCACGGCATGCGGACCCTCCGCCAGTCGGGGCTGCGCAAGGTGTCGATGGGCATGACCACGCTGGACGAGATCATCCGCGTGACATTCGCCGATTGAGTGAC contains these protein-coding regions:
- a CDS encoding response regulator; the protein is MARILVADDAPAVLDVLQDALTLAGHEVIRATSGTEALRKFQETRPALAVLDVMMPDLDGLLVLESIRQVDAQVPVILITGVVGEALGRKVEHYRSVAFFEKGSGLDRFIELVNKTLGVPGKAGP
- the pilB gene encoding type IV-A pilus assembly ATPase PilB, with translation MNPRLLELLVKENLLTAEQAQKATAEQRKSGDRLASILKRLGFLSDEDLLDFLSRKYGIPVINLQRVEVTEEIIRLVKKEVVQKYQVFPVRKVGNTLTLALSDPTVVLAIDDVQFATGLHVIPVLASETAIKEAIDKNYVDSAAKLDEILKTEQQVGGDKIELVDKAAKVDISEMGEEAGEAPVIRFVNLILADAIRKRASDIHLEPYEKVFRVRYRIDGVLHDVMAPPKQMEAAILSRVKIMANMDIAERRLPQDGRISVKFSSKEVDLRVSSLPTIFGEKIVMRILDKSGVVLDLQKLGFEEDDLERFRRVIQTPYGMILVTGPTGSGKSTTLYAAVSTINSADINIMTAEDPVEYNLPGVNQVHVREDIGMTFQLALRSFLRQDPDVILVGEMRDTETASIAIRAALTGHLVFSTLHTNDAPSTVTRLLDMGIVPFLVSSSLLMVVAQRLCRRICVECREPIELPLSVLLDVGFKPEEAEGVKVYKGTGCSACANTGYRGRMAIHEILYINAELQEAIVKQRPANELKEVATKHGMRTLRQSGLRKVSMGMTTLDEIIRVTFAD